The Methanothrix soehngenii GP6 genome has a window encoding:
- a CDS encoding ABC transporter permease yields MDAYNILWADLVTLKRHWSRYLITTLMSPLLYLVAFGWGLGRSINLNGTSYLEFVIPGIIALTAMTTSFNGASTRLNVDRLYYKSFDECLMAPIGLPSMLMGKAMIGVVRGLMSSFVFIAVAFLIAPTIHIGSPFLVGLLLTCLTFAFLGVLAALLARSHEDMATFASLILMPMTFLGGTFFSLSQVPSGLKYALYALPLTHSSLFLRAAALDQPLPWTSLLILLVFFAAFLAGGMVVLRRISI; encoded by the coding sequence ATGGATGCTTATAACATACTTTGGGCGGACCTTGTGACCCTGAAGCGCCACTGGTCCAGATACCTCATCACCACTTTGATGAGCCCACTGCTTTATCTGGTGGCATTTGGCTGGGGACTGGGGCGAAGCATAAATCTCAATGGAACAAGCTATCTCGAGTTCGTGATACCGGGAATCATCGCTCTCACCGCCATGACCACCAGCTTCAACGGCGCAAGCACGAGGCTCAACGTCGATCGTCTCTACTACAAGAGCTTTGATGAATGTCTCATGGCCCCAATCGGACTGCCCTCCATGCTCATGGGAAAGGCGATGATCGGGGTGGTGAGGGGCTTAATGAGTTCCTTCGTATTTATCGCTGTAGCCTTTCTCATCGCACCTACCATTCATATCGGTTCGCCTTTTCTGGTTGGTCTTCTTCTGACCTGCCTTACATTTGCCTTTCTGGGAGTTCTGGCGGCTCTGCTGGCGAGGTCTCATGAGGACATGGCTACCTTCGCAAGCTTGATCTTGATGCCCATGACCTTTCTGGGCGGAACCTTCTTCTCTCTATCCCAGGTCCCATCCGGGCTGAAGTATGCTCTCTATGCTCTGCCGCTAACCCATTCCAGCCTGTTTCTGCGAGCCGCAGCCCTAGACCAGCCCCTGCCCTGGACCTCTTTGTTAATACTTCTGGTCTTCTTTGCAGCGTTTCTGGCGGGAGGGATGGTGGTCTTGAGGAGGATCAGCATTTAA
- a CDS encoding ABC transporter substrate-binding protein has translation MRAIALLIIIAVMLVPALAADEMIAITDEEGRNVTVPFNPSSIICLSPGAAEVIYALGESDRIIAVTDDCDMPPALLEKESIGKSSRNADLERIIELNPDLVIAKTGGLFPEEDEQKLTDYGIPVLRYRLLHINALIPMIEDLGRILGEEEDARDMANDISGYYDSVLDRTGTMPDEDRPSVYFMSMGHFDWTGNRDSTGHVRIAEAGGKNIAADLQTKVPHVDMEWVIEEDPEVIVYSMTSEQYDGTTPTIEEMEAKRMEIISLPGFESIDAVKTGRVYITDIKMASGLSEMAAMLYYAKWLHPDLFQDIDPRAVHGELLQKYLNMDIEDIYQVYPDAPVK, from the coding sequence ATGAGAGCAATCGCTTTATTGATCATAATCGCTGTTATGCTTGTACCTGCATTGGCAGCGGATGAGATGATCGCCATCACCGACGAAGAGGGCAGAAATGTGACTGTGCCCTTCAATCCAAGCAGCATCATATGCCTATCCCCAGGAGCGGCAGAGGTGATCTATGCTCTGGGAGAATCAGATCGGATAATTGCCGTTACCGACGACTGCGATATGCCCCCTGCACTGCTGGAAAAAGAGAGCATCGGGAAGTCCAGTCGAAATGCAGACCTGGAGAGGATAATCGAGCTGAACCCCGATCTGGTGATTGCCAAGACAGGAGGCCTCTTCCCTGAGGAGGACGAGCAAAAGCTGACAGACTATGGAATTCCTGTGCTCAGATACCGCCTTTTGCACATCAACGCCTTGATTCCGATGATCGAGGACCTGGGCAGGATCCTAGGAGAAGAGGAAGATGCCCGAGATATGGCCAATGACATCTCCGGATACTATGATTCCGTCCTGGATCGAACGGGGACGATGCCCGATGAAGATCGGCCTTCGGTCTATTTCATGTCCATGGGCCACTTTGATTGGACGGGCAACCGGGATTCGACGGGACATGTCAGGATAGCAGAGGCAGGGGGCAAAAATATAGCAGCTGACCTGCAAACTAAAGTGCCTCATGTCGATATGGAATGGGTTATCGAGGAAGATCCAGAGGTGATAGTCTACTCCATGACCTCTGAGCAGTACGATGGCACAACTCCTACCATCGAAGAGATGGAGGCCAAGCGAATGGAGATCATCTCCCTGCCTGGGTTTGAGAGCATCGATGCAGTCAAGACGGGACGGGTCTATATCACCGACATTAAGATGGCCAGCGGCCTGTCCGAGATGGCTGCTATGCTCTATTATGCCAAGTGGCTGCATCCCGATCTATTCCAGGATATCGATCCGAGAGCTGTTCATGGAGAGCTGCTGCAGAAGTACTTAAATATGGATATCGAGGACATATACCAGGTCTATCCCGATGCGCCAGTAAAATAG
- a CDS encoding MM0924 family protein: MLDKFMSEHLFGKSIEVYFGGDEKERMRGKLVGSADGVIVLENNDRRDYVNVEKVVAAWEV, encoded by the coding sequence ATGCTGGACAAGTTTATGTCTGAACATCTATTTGGCAAGAGCATTGAAGTCTACTTCGGGGGAGATGAGAAGGAGAGGATGCGTGGCAAACTGGTGGGCAGCGCTGATGGAGTCATTGTCTTGGAGAATAATGATAGAAGGGATTACGTAAATGTGGAAAAGGTGGTTGCAGCCTGGGAAGTATGA
- the relB gene encoding type II toxin-antitoxin system RelB family antitoxin yields the protein MIQISTSASVRLPDDIARGLEDLASALDRPKTYIIRKAIEAYLEEYADYFIALERMNDKDDRIVSAGEMRELLGLQD from the coding sequence GTGATTCAAATCTCCACATCCGCCTCAGTTCGGCTTCCCGATGACATCGCCCGCGGCCTTGAAGACCTTGCCAGTGCGCTCGATCGTCCCAAGACTTACATCATCCGAAAGGCGATCGAGGCTTATCTGGAAGAGTATGCAGATTACTTCATCGCTCTGGAACGAATGAATGACAAGGACGACAGGATCGTCTCTGCTGGAGAGATGAGGGAGCTTCTTGGCCTGCAAGATTGA
- a CDS encoding type II toxin-antitoxin system RelE family toxin, whose amino-acid sequence MACKIEYKSSVSRDLRHLDKNIAKRILKDTEGTLASDPAAGIPLTGQFKGLLKLCIDDYRVIYSKTGDGVLILRIGPRNKVYDR is encoded by the coding sequence TTGGCCTGCAAGATTGAATATAAATCTTCGGTCTCGCGAGACCTGAGGCATCTGGATAAAAATATAGCTAAGCGAATTCTCAAGGATACGGAAGGGACGCTAGCGTCTGACCCTGCTGCGGGAATCCCCCTTACAGGACAGTTCAAGGGCCTCTTAAAGCTGTGCATTGATGATTATCGTGTCATTTACTCAAAAACCGGAGATGGTGTACTTATTTTAAGAATTGGGCCTCGAAACAAGGTCTACGATAGATGA
- a CDS encoding FeoA family protein, translating into MQMPITSLRAGAVAQVTALLGQGGSFQRKLRTMGIREGKRLRVVAIHPFAGPLVLDIDGRQITLGRSIAQRVMVRVED; encoded by the coding sequence ATGCAAATGCCAATTACTAGCCTGAGAGCGGGGGCAGTGGCCCAGGTTACGGCACTGCTGGGCCAGGGCGGCTCTTTTCAGAGAAAGCTTCGGACCATGGGGATCAGGGAGGGCAAAAGGCTGAGGGTGGTGGCGATCCATCCCTTTGCCGGACCTCTGGTTCTGGATATAGATGGCAGACAGATAACGTTGGGCAGGAGCATCGCCCAGAGAGTGATGGTGAGGGTGGAGGATTGA
- a CDS encoding ferrous iron transporter B: MKRIVLMGNPNIGKSVVFSRLTGAEVITSNYPGTTVDFSRGKARIQGEPVELIDAPGTYSLQPTSPVEEVAVEVLRWADLIVNVVDSTNLERNLFLTLELLESKKPMIVVLNMWDEAKRSGVQIDLDGLEARLQVPVVATTALTGEGIAELVRRLDQARYPADDEALSEEEMWTQIGRITREVQKVTHRHPGIGSKISEATIKPATGMPIALLILIATFGTVRFIGEGLISHLFEPLFELYRPLAMSISSGLGPGMLHDFIIGKLLDGEIDYVQSMGILTTGIYVPLAMVLPYIVGFYLVLSILEDSGYLPRLATLSDNLFHRLGMHGHAIIPLFLGLGCNVPGALAIRTLETRKQRFISATLLGLAVPCTAKSAMIFGVLGSYGQRYVFLVFATLALVYIAAGLILNRMVKGESPEIFLEIPPYRRPELGMILKKTWMRIRWFLSEAIPFLFLGVLLVNVLYTVGFIEWIGAIFAPFMEGWLNIPGEAVAALLVGFFRKDLAVGMLLPLGLSAQQMVVATLVLSLYFPCVATFAVLIRELGMRDTAKSTAIMLATALLAGGAMRWTLSGLGVQ, translated from the coding sequence TTGAAGCGAATAGTTCTGATGGGCAATCCGAACATCGGAAAGAGCGTGGTCTTCTCCCGTCTGACCGGGGCAGAGGTGATCACATCCAACTATCCGGGCACCACAGTGGACTTCTCCCGTGGCAAGGCTCGCATTCAAGGGGAGCCGGTGGAGCTGATAGATGCCCCTGGAACCTATTCTCTGCAGCCCACCAGTCCGGTGGAGGAAGTGGCTGTAGAGGTATTGCGCTGGGCGGATCTGATCGTCAATGTGGTTGATTCCACCAACCTGGAGAGGAACCTCTTCCTCACCCTGGAGCTGCTGGAGAGCAAGAAGCCGATGATCGTCGTCCTGAACATGTGGGATGAGGCGAAGAGATCGGGAGTACAGATCGATCTGGATGGGCTGGAGGCCCGCTTGCAGGTGCCGGTTGTTGCCACCACTGCCCTCACTGGAGAGGGGATCGCGGAGCTGGTACGACGGCTGGACCAGGCCAGGTACCCTGCGGATGATGAAGCACTGAGCGAGGAGGAGATGTGGACCCAGATTGGCCGCATAACCAGAGAGGTGCAGAAGGTCACCCACCGCCATCCTGGAATCGGAAGCAAGATCAGCGAGGCCACCATCAAGCCGGCGACGGGAATGCCCATCGCTCTGTTGATATTGATCGCCACCTTCGGCACGGTGAGGTTCATCGGCGAGGGCTTGATCTCCCACCTCTTCGAGCCGCTCTTTGAGCTCTACCGCCCCCTAGCCATGTCCATCAGCTCTGGGCTTGGCCCGGGGATGCTGCATGATTTTATCATCGGCAAGCTGTTGGATGGCGAGATCGATTATGTCCAGTCCATGGGGATTCTGACCACGGGCATCTATGTTCCTTTGGCCATGGTCCTCCCCTATATCGTGGGGTTCTATCTGGTCTTATCCATCCTGGAGGATTCGGGGTATTTGCCCAGGCTGGCGACCTTATCCGATAACCTCTTCCATCGATTGGGCATGCACGGCCATGCCATCATACCCCTCTTCCTTGGGCTGGGCTGCAATGTGCCGGGAGCACTGGCCATCAGGACCCTGGAGACCAGAAAGCAGCGTTTCATCTCTGCCACCCTCCTGGGCCTGGCTGTGCCCTGCACTGCCAAATCGGCCATGATCTTCGGAGTGTTGGGCTCCTATGGCCAGAGATACGTATTCCTGGTCTTTGCAACCCTGGCACTTGTTTATATCGCAGCAGGGCTGATATTGAACCGGATGGTGAAAGGAGAGAGCCCGGAGATCTTTCTGGAGATACCGCCCTACCGAAGGCCTGAACTGGGTATGATCCTGAAGAAGACCTGGATGCGCATTCGCTGGTTTCTCTCTGAGGCCATACCATTCCTCTTTCTGGGGGTGCTGCTGGTCAATGTGCTCTACACAGTGGGCTTCATAGAGTGGATCGGGGCCATATTCGCTCCTTTCATGGAGGGGTGGCTGAATATTCCCGGCGAGGCTGTAGCTGCTCTTCTGGTTGGTTTTTTCAGGAAGGACCTGGCGGTGGGAATGCTCTTGCCCCTGGGATTGAGCGCCCAGCAGATGGTGGTGGCAACGTTAGTGCTCTCCCTTTATTTCCCCTGCGTGGCCACCTTTGCTGTGCTGATCCGGGAGCTGGGGATGAGGGATACGGCAAAATCCACTGCCATTATGCTGGCCACCGCTCTATTGGCCGGGGGAGCGATGCGCTGGACTCTCTCGGGGTTGGGGGTGCAATGA
- a CDS encoding metal-dependent transcriptional regulator: protein MRKKTVEEYIEVIFALEREEGRATTGRIASEMNVKPSSATEMLQKLQKEGFLQYESYAGATLTESGRRLALELNGKHEAIADFLAIIGVDRAVAERDACQIEHHVGRETMERLERFVEFAGHFPDRPGWMECFQKYCETGRVEDCDQCPCGKSGNESPPASGSPERRI from the coding sequence ATGAGAAAGAAGACTGTAGAGGAGTACATCGAGGTCATCTTTGCCCTGGAAAGGGAGGAAGGGAGGGCGACGACCGGCAGGATCGCATCGGAGATGAATGTGAAGCCCTCCTCGGCCACGGAGATGCTCCAGAAGCTGCAAAAGGAAGGATTCCTGCAGTATGAGAGCTATGCTGGAGCTACACTGACCGAATCGGGCCGGAGGCTGGCTTTGGAGCTGAATGGTAAGCATGAGGCCATTGCCGATTTCCTGGCGATCATCGGCGTTGACCGAGCGGTAGCAGAGCGGGATGCCTGCCAGATCGAGCACCATGTGGGCCGGGAGACCATGGAGCGGCTGGAGAGGTTTGTGGAGTTTGCGGGCCACTTCCCCGATCGGCCAGGGTGGATGGAGTGCTTCCAGAAGTACTGCGAGACCGGGAGGGTGGAGGACTGCGATCAATGCCCCTGTGGCAAATCAGGGAATGAGAGCCCGCCTGCATCTGGATCACCAGAAAGGCGGATATGA
- a CDS encoding 4Fe-4S binding protein yields MVQGRGIPKPVIYKNMPAVFQRRDGKFEIKLQVTGGLLTAQQVQRIGEVASKYGSRVHFTVRQEVLILGIQEENLEPALAELKEVGLNPGSAGMVFRNVVSCLGTDYCYKAVAETITLAREIGDRFTGEKTPGPLKVAIGGCAFPCTRPQFNEIGLMGRVLPQIDLEKCTGCGKCVEVCKVGATKIVEEKAIIDYDKCVRCGRCVAVCPEAAKYSAEKGYIMLVGGRGSWPPHEGWVLCDMVPRERIIPLIERILQVYKEGAKPGMRMREFINSIGFEEFKRRVLS; encoded by the coding sequence ATGGTCCAAGGGCGAGGAATTCCAAAGCCGGTAATATACAAAAACATGCCGGCGGTCTTTCAGAGAAGGGACGGAAAGTTCGAGATAAAGCTGCAGGTAACGGGTGGATTGCTCACTGCTCAGCAGGTGCAGAGGATTGGCGAGGTTGCTTCCAAGTACGGCTCGCGCGTCCATTTCACTGTGCGCCAGGAGGTTCTGATCCTGGGAATCCAGGAGGAGAATCTGGAACCCGCCCTGGCTGAGCTTAAAGAGGTGGGCTTGAATCCCGGTTCGGCTGGAATGGTCTTTCGCAATGTGGTCTCCTGCCTTGGCACCGACTACTGCTACAAGGCGGTGGCGGAGACCATCACCCTGGCAAGGGAGATCGGCGACCGCTTCACCGGCGAGAAGACCCCGGGGCCTCTGAAGGTAGCCATCGGAGGCTGTGCATTCCCCTGCACCAGGCCGCAGTTCAATGAGATCGGCCTGATGGGCAGAGTCCTGCCCCAGATCGACCTGGAGAAATGCACCGGCTGCGGCAAATGCGTTGAGGTCTGCAAGGTGGGAGCAACGAAGATAGTCGAGGAAAAGGCAATCATCGATTACGACAAGTGCGTCCGGTGTGGTCGGTGTGTGGCCGTTTGCCCCGAGGCGGCCAAGTACTCGGCAGAGAAGGGGTACATCATGCTCGTGGGCGGGAGAGGAAGCTGGCCACCTCATGAGGGCTGGGTCCTTTGCGATATGGTGCCTAGAGAAAGGATCATTCCTCTCATAGAGCGAATACTGCAGGTCTACAAGGAGGGGGCGAAGCCGGGCATGAGGATGAGGGAGTTCATAAACTCCATCGGCTTTGAGGAGTTCAAGAGAAGAGTCCTGAGCTAA
- a CDS encoding ABC transporter ATP-binding protein, translated as MSREEPAILVDGLVKRYGELLAVDHISFQVTEGEIYGFLGPNGSGKTTTIRMLVGLAQPDEGSASLLGYHLPAGINQAKRYMGVVPDVSNLYDELSALDNLLFMAQLYGVPHEEQKPRAEQLLRDFGLYERRNDRFSAFSRGMKRALTIAAALIHQPRLLFLDEPTTGLDAAAARSLRALISGLSDKGLTIFLTTHYLEEADLLCDRIAILVRGRIVRIDTPAGLKRLVQTESLVEFTFRGDILPLAKELESRLGKAKAAFLDPRRIRIYGGDPAQIFDTIFQFSRDIGIGIEAASTIRPSLEDAFIKVAGLSPQVMAAEKSPGKGRG; from the coding sequence ATGTCGAGAGAAGAGCCGGCCATACTGGTGGATGGACTTGTTAAGCGCTATGGAGAGCTGCTGGCAGTAGATCATATCAGCTTCCAGGTAACTGAGGGAGAGATCTACGGCTTTCTGGGCCCCAACGGCTCGGGAAAGACCACCACCATTCGCATGCTGGTCGGCCTCGCCCAGCCCGATGAGGGCAGTGCCAGCCTTCTGGGCTACCATCTTCCAGCTGGAATCAACCAGGCCAAGAGATACATGGGCGTGGTGCCGGATGTATCAAACCTCTACGATGAGCTGTCAGCTCTTGATAATCTCCTCTTCATGGCCCAGCTCTACGGTGTGCCGCATGAGGAGCAAAAGCCGAGGGCAGAGCAGCTACTTCGAGACTTCGGCCTTTATGAGAGAAGAAACGATCGGTTTTCTGCCTTCTCTCGGGGAATGAAGAGGGCTCTTACCATTGCTGCCGCCCTGATACACCAGCCCCGTCTACTCTTCTTGGATGAGCCTACCACCGGCCTGGATGCGGCCGCAGCCAGGTCCTTGCGTGCTCTCATCTCCGGATTGAGTGATAAGGGCCTGACCATCTTTCTCACCACGCACTATCTGGAGGAGGCAGACCTCCTATGCGATCGCATAGCCATACTGGTTCGGGGCAGGATCGTGAGGATCGATACCCCTGCCGGGCTCAAGCGCCTGGTGCAGACGGAGTCGCTGGTCGAGTTCACCTTCCGGGGAGATATCTTGCCCCTGGCGAAAGAGTTGGAAAGCAGACTGGGGAAGGCAAAGGCCGCCTTTTTGGACCCCCGCAGGATCCGGATTTACGGGGGCGATCCGGCCCAGATATTCGATACCATATTCCAGTTCTCAAGAGACATCGGCATCGGCATTGAGGCTGCATCTACCATCCGGCCCAGCCTGGAGGATGCCTTCATCAAAGTCGCTGGCCTTTCTCCTCAGGTTATGGCGGCAGAGAAGAGCCCTGGCAAGGGGAGGGGGTGA
- a CDS encoding ABC transporter permease has protein sequence MAWQDELRGIYHIAIKDMRTYYLKPPALSWGMVFPLAWTLAFYLRSPGDFAELVPGLLAMTIVFSTTAAEAVVINFELRLGTLERLLLAPIGITSVLLGKVLGGFLFGLFTTAIVAAASILYMDLHPDILGLAIIAVPSLMVFSSMGALFSVSVKEVFEAQTLLNLPRFLMVFLCGVVYPISALPDGLQLLARLLPLTYTVQGLRISFFEHGDSLLWQDFAALLVFMILFLLPAISLLHRRFR, from the coding sequence GTGGCCTGGCAGGATGAGTTGCGAGGAATCTATCATATCGCCATCAAGGATATGAGAACCTATTACCTCAAGCCGCCAGCGCTGAGCTGGGGAATGGTCTTTCCACTAGCTTGGACGCTGGCCTTCTATCTGCGCAGCCCAGGGGACTTTGCCGAGCTGGTGCCAGGCCTCCTGGCCATGACCATCGTATTCAGCACTACGGCCGCTGAGGCCGTGGTCATCAACTTCGAGCTGCGTCTGGGCACCCTGGAGAGGCTGCTTTTAGCACCGATAGGCATAACCTCAGTCCTATTAGGAAAGGTGTTGGGCGGCTTTCTCTTCGGCCTCTTTACCACGGCGATCGTAGCAGCGGCATCTATTCTCTATATGGATCTTCATCCTGACATCCTGGGACTGGCCATAATAGCAGTCCCATCTCTGATGGTCTTCTCCTCCATGGGGGCTCTCTTCAGCGTCTCTGTCAAGGAGGTATTTGAGGCTCAGACGTTGCTCAATCTTCCCAGATTCCTCATGGTCTTCCTCTGCGGGGTGGTGTATCCGATCTCCGCTCTGCCCGATGGGCTGCAGCTCTTGGCAAGGCTCCTGCCTCTGACATACACTGTGCAGGGACTGAGGATTTCTTTCTTTGAGCATGGGGATTCTCTTTTGTGGCAGGACTTTGCAGCCCTTCTCGTTTTTATGATTCTGTTTCTGCTTCCAGCAATCAGCCTGCTGCACAGGAGGTTTCGGTAG